In the genome of Neovison vison isolate M4711 chromosome 4, ASM_NN_V1, whole genome shotgun sequence, the window CCTAATGCACAGCGAAAATTGGGACAGGCACACCCGTAATAGCGCATCTTTGTTGGGCAAGGTAAGTTTGAAACATTTAAGTCGTTGTGGCTTTTATCTGGGATGTCCCAGGTTTCAAGCCCTGCCGCTAGTTGGCAAAAATCAGGGGTAAGGGATGGCCACCATGTGTAGGGGGCATGCTGCTGAGAGGTCTCCCAAATTATCTCCCCTGTTTGCGATAGGATCTGCCAAGTGAGCTGTTTTACCGAGTGAGGGGACCCTTGGGAACTCGAAATACCCAGAGCAAGAATAGTCAGTGCTAGGGTCGCACGAGTCTTATCTTTAGCGGATTTTGAGTGCGCTgaactttccatttttccttgaGGTCGGGTTTTGCCGGGTCGTCTGGTTCTGGAGGAGCTGGCTTTACATGGGAGGCATGGATCCAAGCTGCGATGCCGTCGACCTTTAACGCCACCGGGGTGGTCAAGAGAACGGTGTAGGGTCCCTTCCATCGGGGCTCAAGGCTCTTGATCTGATGCCTGCGGATCCAGACAGAGTCGCCGATCTGGAATTGATGTGGCACAGTTGGATTTTCTAGCTGCTCCCGGTAAGCTGCAGCCAGTGGCCTCCAGACCTCTTTCTGAACGATCTGGAGTGCCTGGAGGTGGGCTTGTAGAGTAGCGCAAGAGAAGAAACATGAGGATCAATAGGATTGAAAAGGTTTACAATAGGGGGTGGGGCCCCATATAATATTTCAAAAGGAGTCAACCCTAGGGGCCCGGGGGTATTCCTGGCCCTATAtagggccagaggcaggaggaggacccaGTCCCTAGAGCCAGTTGCAAGCGTTAATTTAGTTAAAGTCTCCTTGATTGTTCTATTCATTCTCTCTACCTGCCCTGAGCTCTGGGGTCTATATGCACAATGCAATTTCCAATTAATCCCCAATAACTTGGCCACCTTCTGACTTACCTGGGAGACGAAGGCTGGACCATTGTCAGTGCCCAATACCTGGGGTATCCCATACCTGGGGAAGATTTCTTCAAGTAGTTTCTTGGTGACCACATTCGAAGTCTTGTGCTTGGTGGGGAAGGCTTCTACCCATCCTGAAAAAGtgtctacaaaaactaacaaataccTGTAGCCATAGAGTCCATGTTTTACTTCCGTGAAGTCGATTTCCCAGTGAACACCAGGGCGATGTCCTCGAACGCGCACTCCAGGGGCAGCATAAGTTTTCCTGGCATTTACTTGTGCGCAGACTAAGCAATTTTTAATTATGGATCGCAACGCCTTGTCTTGGTTTAGTAACAAATACGGTTGGTGCTCATTATTTaggagggtttttatttttttttcgcTCAGATGGGTCAGTGAGTGCAAGGATTGGACTATGTGGTGAGAATACGAAGTGGGCATAACAATTTTTCCGTTCATGATGTATGTCCCTTCTCTCGGGTCCCATGTAGCCCCCATTTTCTTTAGCAGCTCCTGATCCTCAGaactgtattccataggtttattattttcttgtggGGGCCGTGTGCTCAGGGTGAGAATGGGCCCAGTCTCTTTTTCCCCCAGGGCAGCTTCCTTAGCAGCTTGATCTGCCAGCTGGTTTCCCCTTGCCACTGGGCTATTATCCTTTTGGTGACCCCCGGGCAGTGTATAATGCTCAACTTTTGGGGCAGGAACAAAGCTTTGAGCAGAGCCAgtatttcaggtttatttttaatttcttttccctcgGAGGTGAGGAGCCCTCTCCTCCGATAGATTTCACCATGCACGTGGGCCGTAGCAAAGGCATAGTGGCTGTCGGTATAAACGTTTagtttcttaccttctgccaTCTGCAGAGCCTGGGTCAGGGCGATGAGTTCCGCCCGCTGAGCTGATGTCCCAGGGGATAGCGTCTTGGACCAGATTACCTCTGTCTCACTAGTCACTGCAGCTCCCGCTCTTCGCTCGCCATTGTGCAGAAAGCTACTGCCATCTGTATACCAGGTGTAGTccgctcccatgaggggctggtcCGTCAGATCCTTTCGGGTGCCATGGACTTCAGCTAGAATCTGGAGGCAATCATGTGTTTCCATTGCCTCGGGTAAGGGGAGTAGGGTGGCAGGGTTGAGCGCCACCACAGGCCCGAACTGTACACGATCAGTGTCCAGGAGCATGGCCTGATAATGAGTCAGGCGAGCATTGGAGAGCCACCTGTCTGGGGGCTGCTTGACCAAGGCTTCAACCGCATGGGGGGCCAAGATGGTCAGTGACTGGCCCAAAGTTAGCTTGCCCGCGTCCTTGACTAGGATGGCGATGGCAGCCACCATTCGCAGACAGGGTGGCCAACCAGCGGCCACAGGGTCTAACTTCTTTGACAGGTAGGCCACCGGGCGCTTCCAAGGCCCTAGCCTTTGGGTTAGTACTCCCTTGGCATAGCCCTGTTTTTCATCTATGAACAGTTCGAAGGCCTTAGTCACATCTGGgagtcccagggctggggatTCTAGTAAAGCCTTTTTGATGTTGGAAAAGGCCTGTTGCTGCTCCTTGCCCCAGTGAAACTGAGCCCCTTGCTTAGTGAGGGGATATAAAGGGGCTGCCATTTCCGCAAACCCAGGGATCCATAGGCGGCAAAATCCAGCAGTTCCCAGAAATTCCCTTAGCTGTCGTGGGGTGGTGGGTGTGGAAATGCGGAGGATAGTTTGCTTTCGTGCCTCAGTGAgccatctctgtccttccctcagcTGGTATCCCAAGTAGGTGACTTGTTTTTGGCATATCTGGGCTTTTTTTGCTGAGGTCCGGTACCCTAACTGTCCCAGTGCCCGTAAGAGGGCTTTAGTGCCATTCAGGCAGTTTTCCTTGGTGTTAGCAGCCAAGAGGAGATCATCGACATATTGAAGAAGTACCAGGGAGGGATGCTGCACCCGGAAATCAGCTAAGTCTCTGTGCAGCGCCTCGTCAAACAGAGTGGGACTGTTCTTGAAACCCTGGGGAAGCCGGGTCCAAGTTAACTGTCCTGAGAGCCCAAGATCTGGGTCCCTCCACTCAAAGGCGAAGAGTGGTTGGCTCACCGGATGTAGTCTTAAACAGAAAAAGGCATCTTTCAAATCTAGCACCGTATACCATctatgggaagggggcagggtgcTCAGTAGATTATATGGATTGGGCACGGAGCGATGTATGTCCTCAACTCTTTTGTTAACTTCTCTCAGATCCTGTACTGGCCGGTAATCTCCTGTGCCGGGTTTTTTTACTGGTAAGAGAGGTGTATTCCAAGGTGACCGGCAGGGAATTAGGATTCCTTGATCGAGAAGTCTCTTAATATGGGGCCTTATGCCTTGGCGGGCTTCATGAGACATTGGGTACTGCTTTATCGACACTGGGGTGGCTGTTGCCTTGAGTTGGATTAAGAGAGGGGGTTGTTGATGAGCCATTCCCATGCCCCCCGTTTCCGCCCAGGCCGTAGGGAATTCTTTTAGCCAGGCTCCATTTTGGACCTCTGAGGGTTGTTCAGGTTCATATAGTCTATATTCTTCCTCCAAATGGAGGGTTAGTACCTGTAAGGGTCCCCCGTTGGGGCCTGTTATCGCCGCCCCTTCCGGGTTGAAGTGGATTTGGGCCTTTAACTTGGTTAGAAGGTCTCTTCCCAGTAACGGATAGGGGCAATCGGGTACGTGTAAAAATGAATGCGTCACCTTACCGGTAGCCAGCTGGACCCTGCGTTCCGTGGTCCACCGATAGTTCTTTCCTCcagttgctccttgtacccaagcaGTTCGGTTGCTGAGTGGTCCTAGAGTCTGGGTTAGGACTGAATGCTGGGCCCCGGTGTCTACTAGGAAGGTAACTGGCTGCCCCCCGACGCTTAAAGTTATCCTGGGCTcgggggggggctcctggccccGACTTCCCTAGTCTTCCAACGTCAGTAGGGAAGTCAGTGGTTTGGGCGTCGGGGGTCCTCTGAgattcttggggttcctgggacaCTCTCGTgcccagtgtcctctttccttacaataGGCACACtggtctttgtctagtttggtCCCTCTTCGTTCTCGCTCTCCCAGTCTGACTCCCTCTCTGTTCTGTCCCTGAGTGACTACGGTGGCCAATACCTTAGTCAATTCCTTGCTCCGCTTCTTGTCTCTCTCGTCCTGTGCCTCTTTCATTCTTaaccacattctctcctctttctcttctggagtttctctcttattgaacaccttttctgcctcttttaatAAGTCAGACAGCGTATACCCCTGTAGCCCTTCTAATCTCTGTAATTTGCTCCTAATGTCAGGGCTTGACTGCCAGATAAAGGACATTGATACACTAGTTGCTTGCCCTTCATCATCAGGGTCATACGGGGTGTACATTCTATAAGCCTCCTTAAGTCTTTCTAGAAAGGCAGAAGgtgtttcttccttcccctgtattacttgcttaacctgagccaaattagTGGGCCATCTCACGGCTGCTCGGAGACCCGCTATGAGCAACTGGCGATAGAGACGAAAGTGCTCCCTACCTGCAGGTGTGGCGAAATCCCAATTTGGGCGGGTTAAGGGAAAGGCTGTGTCGATCTCATTGGGCAACTGGGTTGGTCGCCCATCATCGCCCGGTACGTTCTTTCGGGCTTCCAGGAGGACTCTCTGTTTTTCCTCCGAGGTCAGCAGAGTCTGCAACAGCTGCTGACAATCATCCCAAGTGGGTTGATGGGTAACTAGAATAGATTCAATCAAGTTAGTCAGGGCGACGGGGTCCTTAGAGAAGGGGGGGTTATGCTGCTTCCAGTTATAAAGGTCGGAAGCGGTAAAGGGCCAATACTGTGGCCGACCATTTGGACCCTCCCTCAAGGGGAAAGCCTGGGAGGCTTGGCTCAGAGGCTGCACACGTCGATCCCTAAGGCGCCCCGCAATGGGTGACGCCAGAGAACTAGGCTCTCGCTCTTCTGTTGCAGCCTCCGGGTATGGAGGAGGTTCTTCTGTTAACAGGTCGATAAGAGGGGACCCCGTGTCTGGAGGCAAAACGGGAGCAGGCTTGGGGGGTTTTGGGGACTTGTCTTGGAGCGGGGTGAGGGCGgggtaaagagaagaggaagtaggagTGGGTGGAGGAGGAGTGGGTTGGGGATGGGACAATTGCTCTCTTAGGGGaggcggggcggtgggggtgaTAGGGGAAGAGCAGGGTTTAGGAAGGGGAACAAAGGGCTGGATCCAAAGTGGGGGGTCTGAAGCTAGAGCCCTCCAGGTGACAATGTAGGGCACCTGATCGGGGTGTCCATGGGGCCCGGGGCTGAAAACTTTGGCTTCCACCTGAGAAATAATATCGAGGTTAAAGGTGCCATCGCGTGGCCATCCTACATTGAAAGTGGGCCATTCGGAGGAACAGAGGGTGACCCATTTCTTTTTCCGTATTTCCACCGACTGGTTGTTTGCCCGGTCCCGGACGTCGCTCCAGTGGCTTAGGGTCAGACTTAAGGGGGTAGTCACTGTCTGTCCCATAATTTCAAGAACAAAAAATGTTATTATCACAGAGACAAAGACTAGACTCAGACACAGAACAAACAAACGCGCTGCGCGGTTTCGGcgcaaaaccgaaagcaaaaactcaagcggagatccagggggtccggattccccctctccaaccaaggcagCGTATCCCTCCGATACCAgccgagctccaaatgccccgctgccccggggcatagatgtcccgaaggacccaaatgtcccgcctggtgggactacaaacgcctctggaacgtcttccagggctgcgagggagaagtccgagcccgtcagctccttctggccctcgccaaatacaaatggatccgatcgaaccccaaaccaaacgcgtGCGCAAAATCACAAGTAACAGATTCAACCACAaccacagacacaacgaatatagcactggccagcttacctcctgacagtgggtcggtggtccctgggtgggggtctcgaatcccggacgagcccccaaatgaaagattcCCCCCGGGTttcaagcaccccggaatggacctctcctcaggaggagaccccaggacccaaaaaccgagccgaggccacagatcagatgcaaacagcacgaggtttattgagtagtcacaggtacctgcgggcgatcaagtcttaggaggactcgcgcgccagccctttgttcagggcatTTTTATGGGGTTTCGGGAAGCGGAAGCAttcgtacagaagcagaagcatagttacaaggttctcacTGGCTggttgaatgtaaaggcatacttggcgcacGCGGGAAGGGGGATACAAGGTCTtcattactcagcagagaagcatcctgcctacgtgactaggcgaACGTGGCTAGGAGGCTGGTCTCCCAGCATATCTTTAAGCAAGTTTACTTATCACTTTTGCAACATGCTGTTGCCTTTTTTTAGCCATAGGGCCGTTAAAACAAAGGAGGGTTGtttaagcaaggggaagggggaagaggtcCTTTCATGGGAAACATGAAGGCAATCTTATAAAAAtaggatttttgtgtgtgtcttaaatttttattttgggcattatttaatgtttttttacattatgaaatatgtcaaacatatagaaaataattaactGACCCCTTTATAATCATAAGGTAGATTTTTACCATATttgcttcaaattttttttaataaacaagagTTCCAGATAAGTTAAAACCCTACCTACCCCTTCATCTTGTTCCCTCattccatttttcttaaaataatcactATCTTCAAAGTGGTACATATTCTTTACATGTCTGTTTATACACTTCTATCTTATATGTATGTTTTCATCAACGATAtgaaattttttatgtttttaaactttttataattGGTATAATACTTATATACctttttgaaatttacttttttaaaaagattatttatttgtttatttatttgacagagagagatcacaggtaggcagagagacaagcagagagagagggggaagcaggtcctgctgagcagagagctccatcccaggaccctgagatcatgacccaagctgaaggcagaggcttaacccactgagccatccagacacccctgaaatttactttttaacaTATTATGTTTTAGAGGTTTATTTAGTGCTGTGTAGATTTCTATTGTATAAATAGTGTTTATATTCTTCTGATGAATattggttgtttccaattttttatgTTATAAAGTATGCTGCAATTATATGCACTTTATTTTCTCTAGAGTGTCTATAAGAGATGGCTTATATTTTCATGTTGTTTGTAATAACTTTTGCAGAACAAGTTTTTAATATTAGACTTTAATCTAGTTGGAATCTTTTTTTGTATGTACTAGAAGGGAaggatctaattttattttcttccatatggATAACTAGTTGTACCAGattaatttattgaattattcatcccttcccccatcccagcTGATTTTTATGTGTCACATGTCAAGTTCCCATACATAGTttggcctttatttatttatttaaacagatttttttttttaaagattttattatttatttgacagacagagatcacaagtaggcagagaggcaggcagagagagaggaagggaagcaggctctgagcagagagcctatttgGTTACAGCTGGGCCAATTCTAAACCCTTTTAACGAGGGATATTTTGAGTGGCTCAAATTACTTGAAACCAAGAGAAACTTGCCTATAGATATGTAAGACAAATCAAGTTGGCATTAATgtgaaaaagcatttttaatggatatgaatacaatttattttcctaaactcctttttaagatagttttattgagataaattTACATACCACATAATTCACCTATTTAAAGTGTGTAAGTCAaccatttttagtatattcacagatttGTGCAACCGTTACCACAATCAATCTAGGGCATTTTgatcaccccaaaaagaagcaTACacattagcagtcactctccaTTTCTTCTCAATTCCCGCAGCCCTAGGCAATcagtaatctactttctgtctctatagacttGCCTCTTCTCAGTATGCCCTATAAATAGAATATAACctgtggtcttttgtgattgaCCTTTCACTTAgggtaatgttttcttttcttttttttttataaacatataacgtattatttgccccaggggtacaggtctgtgaatcatcaggcttacacatttcatagcactcaccatagcacatacccttcccagtgtccataacccagccaccctatccctacccctccaccccccaggataatgttttcaagtttcattcatgttgtaacCTGTATTagttgtttattctttttattgctgagtaacagTCCATTGTATGGATCTGCCAATTGGATTTACTCATTCATCGATTGataaacatttgggttttttccactttttggttattatgaatattgctgctataaacatttctatacaagtttttgtgtagacatgtgtttgtatttctcttgagtatatacctaggagttgaattgctggatcatatggtaacagtatgtttaaccttttgatGAACTTCCGGACTATTTTGCAAagactattttacattcccactaacagtgtattAGGGCTCCAGTATCTCCACATCCTTtgcaacatttgttattttcattttaagattttattcatgtatttgagagacgtaggggaaggggaaaaagcaagctccctgctccctcAGTTGGTTCCAGGGCCTTGTGAttatgacgtgagccaaaggcagatgcttaaccagctgagccacccaggtgccccacaacatttgttattttctgactTTATTGATTTTAGCTAGCCTAGTGGGAAAAAATTATAgctcatagtggttttgatttccatttgcctgatggctaataataagcatcttttcatgttcttatcggctatttgtctttttttctttatttttaaaaattgaagtataattaatatatagtgttatgttagtttcaggtgtacaatgtaatgattcaaaaACTCCATatattactcaatgctcatcacaagAACTGTACTCTCAATCCCCCTTATCTATTTCACTCATTTCTCCATCCACttcctcctggcaaccaccagtttgttctccgtatttaaatctggatttttgtttgtttgtttgcttgtcttttttttctttgttcatttgttttgtctcttaaattccacatatgagtgaaatcatatggtatttgtctttgtctgtctgacttatttcacttagcgttaaTACCCTCTGGGTTCATCCACGTTGTTAGAAATGGCTAGATCCCAATTCTTttttatcacatctttatccatttgtttatgAATGGTTAagtgggctgcttccatagcttGGTTGTTATAAATATGTTGCAATAAACACAAGGgtgtgtatatctttttgaataagccttttcattttggggggttaGATACCCAGTAGAGGAGttactggatcctatggtaattctatttttaatatttaggagaatctccatactgttttccacagtagttgcaccaatttgcattcccaccaagagtgcacaagggtgccttttctctacatcctcaccaacacttgttatttcttgtctttttgatactagccattctgacagatgggaggtaatatctcattgtggttttgatttacatttccttgatgattaatgctattgagcatttttcatgggtctcttggtcatttgtatatcttctttggaaaaattttttcaggtcttctgcccatatttaactggattatttgttttttttctgttgttttcttttggtttttttttgggcattgagttgtataagttcttcatatattttggatattaaccccaaacaggccatttgtatatcttctttaaagaaatatctaTGTAgatcctttgcctattttaaaaattggctatTAGTCTTTTTATTACTGGGTTATGAaagttcctatttttaaaaaaattttttgtcccTGCTGGGCATGAaagttctatatatattctagatCCAAGttttttatcagatacatgatttgcaaatattttttcccattatatgaattgtgttttcactttcttggaGGCATCTTTTGAAGTACAAAATTCTTTAATATTGAcgaaatccaatttatctgatttttcttttgttacttgtgTTTTTTAGACATAAATGGCTTTATTTAACCTGAGGTCATAAAGAATcactcctatattttcttctaagagttttctaGTTTTGATACTCATTTCTGTCTATGGCcaattttgagttactttttatGTATGGGGAAGgagttgaatttttttcaatttaaaattttaaatttttcaaattaaaaaattactgttttgcatgtgaatatccagtcaTCTGAGAACATTGtagaagagactatttttttctctcactgaaATATTTTGGCATTTCAGTGTTGAAAATCAACTGGCTATTAgtataagggtttatttctggatcttagctcttttccatttatttttatgttgatttatATGATTTATACCCTACTCTCTATGCCAGTACTAggctgtcttgattactataattttgtagtaagttttgtgGTTGTAGGTTTAGAAATTGGGGGAAAATAGGATACTTTTTAGAAATGGtttctaattaaaataacaaattttattgaatttaatgagagagggaaaaatagagCATAAGGATGtcttaaattcagaaaataaatttgccATCCCACAAGATGTTAGCTTTTAGAAGATCTAAGGTTTAAAAAAGGAGATATTACAGAAGTCATTAAgaattgaagtttttttttttttaagattttatttatttatttgagtgacagagaacacaggtaggcagagaggcaagcagaaagagaggaggaagcaggctccctgctgagcagagagcccaatgtggactctgggatcatgaccgaagccaaaggcaaaggctttaacctactgagccacccaggtacccctgaagtttttgtattttataagcaTGTAGTTCAGTTTCAGGTTCTATGATTAACTCTGctatgaagaataaagaaattagCATCTTTATACTTTCAATCACTTCCCTTTcctcacattttgtttttattaataatactattttttatattatcaaCTTTACTAACAATATATTTGAAACTGAAACCCATACAGTGGTTTAGTCTCAGTTGTACTTTTACATTGACTCAGTGCTCCCTATCagtccatttcacctaggttatTGACTTTATAAGTTCACAATTGTATGTCATATTCCATCATCAGTATTTTAATGTCTGTGGAACCAGTAATGATGGTCCTTCTTTCACTTACAAGATTTGTAAtttatgtcttctctctctctctctctctcttttttttctatattagtctggctagaggtttatcaattctaatgatcttttcaaagaacaagcttttGGTCctatttggtttcttttctctttctacctttccctctccctttcgtTTACTTTCTACCTCCTGCTTGTTATAGgattaatttgttcttcttttttcccctagtctgtttgtttgtttcttcctttctttttctctcagattttatttatttatttgacagagagagacacggcaagagagggaacacaagcagggggagtgggagagggagaagcgaacTGCcggttaagcagggagcccaatgcagggctccatcccaggaccctgggattatgacctgagccgaaggtggtcacttaacaactgagttaCCCGGGCACCCCTTTTTCCTAGTTTAAGATAGAGGCTTATATCATGGCATTTAAACCTTTGTTCTTTCCTAATATatgatttaataatatataaatgctATGCAGTTTCCTCAAGTACTCCCTTTGCTGCATCCACAAATTTGAatatgttgtgtttttcttttcatttaattaaaaatattttttaatttctcttgtggATACCTCTTTGACTCCTGGGTTATTTAGAGGTATACtgcttaattttcaaattttacagatctatttgttactgatttttttagtttaattctgTTATGATCAGAGAATATACATCTTATGATTTTGATTCCTTCAAATTtgttgaaggattttttttttttttcaaagtaatctctgtctctgtgcccaacatggggcttgaactatGACCcga includes:
- the LOC122905315 gene encoding bromodomain-containing protein 4-like — translated: MGQTVTTPLSLTLSHWSDVRDRANNQSVEIRKKKWVTLCSSEWPTFNVGWPRDGTFNLDIISQVEAKVFSPGPHGHPDQVPYIVTWRALASDPPLWIQPFVPLPKPCSSPITPTAPPPLREQLSHPQPTPPPPTPTSSSLYPALTPLQDKSPKPPKPAPVLPPDTGSPLIDLLTEEPPPYPEAATEEREPSSLASPIAGRLRDRRVQPLSQASQAFPLREGPNGRPQYWPFTASDLYNWKQHNPPFSKDPVALTNLIESILVTHQPTWDDCQQLLQTLLTSEEKQRVLLEARKNVPGDDGRPTQLPNEIDTAFPLTRPNWDFATPAGREHFRLYRQLLIAGLRAAVRWPTNLAQVKQVIQGKEETPSAFLERLKEAYRMYTPYDPDDEGQATSVSMSFIWQSSPDIRSKLQRLEGLQGYTLSDLLKEAEKVFNKRETPEEKEERMWLRMKEAQDERDKKRSKELTKVLATVVTQGQNREGVRLGERERRGTKLDKDQCAYCKERGHWARECPRNPKNLRGPPTPKPLTSLLTLED